A single region of the Plasmodium malariae genome assembly, chromosome: 7 genome encodes:
- the EIF3F gene encoding eukaryotic translation initiation factor 3 subunit F, putative: MSVNRYNFKALSAILKDKIPQHFDILPHTSIKCIIHPSVIFTILDAYLRRDEDQTHVIGTLMGSAIDTNLIEISDCFVDKHSLNEGGFLQIIKDHHETMYELKQKIRPRDQVVGWFCSGSELSELSCAVHGWFKEHNSISKFYPHSPLNEPIHLLVDAALESGFLNIKAYVQLPINMVKEYFVHFHEIQTELLPCNVERAEVLQYREKGASSKDKDTNSSIGNNKDNAINNDMNEISLKKLLIMLKHCKSYVQDVIDKKKKGNPGVGRYLHKVLSNDTFLELEKFDSINESILQDNLMISYLSNLAHLQFLIAEKLNASSMQ; encoded by the exons ATGAGCGTTAATCGCTACAATTTTAAAGCATTAAGTGCCATATTAAAGGATAAAATTCCTCAGCATTTTGACATTTTGCCACATACCAGTATCAAATGTATTATCCACCCCTCTGTTATATTTACAATCTTGGATGCATATTTAAGAAGAGATGAAGATCAAACGCATGTTATTGGTACTCTGATGGGGTCTGCCATTGACACAAATTTAATCGAAATTTCGGACTGCTTTGTTGACAAGCATTCATTGAATGAaggg ggatttttgcaaataataaaagatcaTCACGAAACAATGTACGAACTGAAACAGAAAATCCGTCCAAGAGATCAGGTAGTGGGTTGGTTTTGCTCAGGTTCAGAACTGTCTGAATTATCATGTGCTGTACATGGATGGTTTAAAGAACATAATTCCATTTCCAAATTTTACCCTCATTCACCTTTAAATGAACCAATACATTTATTAGTTGATGCAGCATTAGAAAGtggttttttaaatattaaggCATATGTACAGTTACCTATTAATATGGTTAAGgaatattttgttcattttcaTGAAATACAAACAGAACTATTACCATGTAATGTAGAAAGAGCAGAGGTACTACAATATCGAGAAAAAGGAGCATCAAGTAAGGATAAAGATACCAATAGCAGTAttggtaataataaagataatgcaataaataatgatatgaATGAAATAtcgttaaaaaaattattaattatgttAAAACATTGCAAATCTTATGTTCAAGATGTAATagacaaaaagaaaaaaggaaatccAGGAGTAGGTAGATATTTACATAAGGTTTTATCAAATGATACATTCTTAGAACTAGAAAAATTTGATTCAATAAATGAAAGCATATTACAAGATAACCTTATGATATCTTATCTTTCGAATTTAGCCCACTTACAATTCTTAATTGCTGAAAAGTTGAATGCATCATCTATGCAATGA
- the PmUG01_07029600 gene encoding cytochrome b5-like heme/steroid binding protein, putative, with translation MTTRKHCCEHIYIFQNSHEQEMEDNNKLKPVNVDGNSCANQMLYANLSEGFKNDEQEDPSTKTFTVEEVAKHNTEKDAWVIYNKKVYDITHYIKYHPGGEDILLEQAGKDITNYVFQYHPWVNVERILANTYIGKTIKLKKLL, from the exons ATGACA ACACGCAAACATTGCtgtgaacatatatatatatttcaaaattctCACGAACAGGAAATGGAGGATAATAATAAGTTGAAGCCCGTAAATGTTGATGGAAATAGCT gtGCAAATCAAATGCTGTATGCGAATTTATCTGAAGGTTTTAAGAATGATGAGCAGGAGGACCCAAGTACAAAGACTTTTACCGTAGAGGAg GTTGCGAAACATAACACAGAAAAGGACGCATGGGTAATTTACAATAAGAAAGTTTATGATATAACgcattatattaaatatcatCCGggag GAGAAGATATTTTACTGGAACAAGCGGGAAAGGATATCACCAATTATGTTTTTCAGTATCACCCGTGGGTAAATGTCGAAAGAATTTTAGCCAATACATATATCGGTAAgacaataaaattaaagaagcttctataa
- the PmUG01_07029900 gene encoding conserved Plasmodium protein, unknown function, translated as MVIAIFIFLLFELVSSNKSDANQNIIEETKSYPSDSTINSISTDEKYDKYEKYENYKNLVHTSERNNRIVCVQKEYNHLIYYTYDNECDPQNTFSFSFNSTYKFHDDYYLSYIKNRESFVETKISPQLAVGSCITCLFLDEINLLSIYGYTFIYNKSDEVDYKNYYKKIIDTHYNLEENINLPHLPPNNDSFEETGKVEPFVEEVLDIDRCPDDGDDDDGIVLSSVSGNTNNTSSSYSRYSGQDEEERELTTQKHNEGEKKSSENDASFFNNYENTILQNFLKENRIHYAYDEIGKNKFRYDSGTSVEVRSNSNNNNDFISNSSSNNDNSSNNDNSSNNDNSSNNDNSSNNDNSSNNDNSINNDNNSKSSNSLNGEMVDNFFLNLNVIGSNEREKNYGTVSTNKKILHLKDLPNLVFKEKECNVFKEDINKKKIWSNLIFVNSFTNINILSHMDKFRGTYAELKYYSFHQNYKEKKVNDFISITLDLNNKDYLKNNNVFILIANDEIKFLKKIIFCSPIVVNKESAISYINDNTIITEYEKIKNIYMSNDANNQVFLLKVLYHQDEIHLILIDHIRGISHPMKLSIPFFFLTTNSYFSQFTHFFMKDNLIGWIMKSKMLYVRTIRKVFSYIRESTMYSKKIYDVVSIENKIISNIYLLYLSYSIFKYVLFGRYNPMKDYSLHKSITFEAVLLNIMSTFTNEELTNFKMYFEKITNKQVGNISNIKKIKRMDVFEIFVIPSDNYVRFQNVLSKLFKAIFDCGGKHISKLIKIVVLRSHYDMLYNFNCYNYQLYSFLVNLLDLHEYYYEYTDLDNLFKESQRILTQLIKLTLEEMNNLIPFNEDKKLIKYLIIILYFGNDMFCLEKENSIYIQLIYELRHLNIFHAIIVAYLSEEKAGTLCSRKNMIGEETLQNDSLSPYETFEDKNVYLKFACTSKCNMNELENNFLKKFNNKYFGDFHVTIRSYEHYTLGIFLVSFMTSVVFIVGELHKEMKKIYVYRIFKNIFIKNYTHNITKYYTFWNTRLYAFAQYEPECVLLFNKYNLYEKYNLTRHISDSLRENNLEKFGRLNNMKGGKTEKMAKTGKHLDKAEKHCDNSGDKCEEGSLNNNEELMKYFSAENHSCLCDKNMINKPKGEFVVSEYLELRSNFMNKIKRSNTELYEKMKNYNFFNDPLEISYKTRNFEKEKLIDICKDIKFEKNGLCLFDKSRIILTYLYLLSTWPDYIFYVVSPLVFIKPQKYCDQYDIPLVLNNMLKNRYFYKKSSKICINYAFAHFISSGNKTSNLVVTAKISSTMENISKSNLLLILPLIKRVDILDYSKNNEYDIKEEIVNEYFILGNSYTPINIISYSFKDYDQIKKNAHITIAGAFIKQQGKKFVTYHRISKKYNEHVQCSEGHFFQFNGQTLCFCDILAKKNRNNKNCLYPFCEQSKQFCYLNEECVDGKCVCIEGYSRNPMSFLCEKNNECILHGQQTCKGPGKCVLTNNRYICLCPIPYVRILNNCLHPIKGIIIGLRIFSNFDSDHSNDEDDASKKEKFYTNVFGSISEYIKATIDSTVKHDLKPRMYAMPIRKMKDGIKATIIINERNDPTEPTPIEVFSIFLNQFRDSTSVLNNGFYSYFARFTYIEYVKSFSKNDDLSPFYDSFMNYLPNFFIKIFEVDTFNNISVVVCTNFVILIIVACMVLFYFLYLFIKINFIQRERVKAF; from the exons ATGGTAATTgcaattttcatttttttattatttgaattaGTATCATCTAACAAGAGTGATGCTAATCAGAATATCATAGAAGAAACAAAATCGTACCCATCCGATTCGACTATTAATTCTATATCTACAGATGAAAAGTACGATAAGTACGAAAagtatgaaaattataaaaacctTGTACATACTTCTGAAAGAAATAATAGGATAGTATGCGTTCAGAAAGAATACAACCATTTAATATACTATACCTATGATAATGAGTGTGATCCTCAAAATACCTTTagcttttcttttaattccaCCTATAAATTTCATGATGATTATTATTTGTCTTACATAAAGAATAGAGAATCTTTTGTTGAAACTAAAATAAGTCCACAGTTAGCCGTTGGGTCATGTATAACTTGTCTCTTCCTCGACGAAATAAATTTACTAAGTATATATGGATACACATTCATTTATAACAAATCGGACGAGGTTGATTACAAGAactactataaaaaaattatcgaCACGCATTATAATTTGGAGGAAAATATCAATTTGCCACATTTACCTCCGAATAATGATTCATTCGAGGAAACAGGCAAAGTAGAACCATTCGTAGAGGAAGTGCTGGATATCGACAGATGCCCAGATGATGGAGATGATGATGACGGAATCGTTCTCAGCAGTGTAAGTGGTAACACCAATAACACGAGCAGTAGCTACAGTAGGTACAGTGGACAGGACGAGGAGGAACGCGAGTTGACAACCCAAAAGCATAACGAAGGAGAGAAAAAAAGTTCAGAAAATGATGcatccttttttaataattatgaaaatacgatattgcaaaattttttaaaagagaaCAGAATACATTATGCGTACGATGAAATAGGGAAGAATAAATTTCGGTACGATAGTGGCACCAGTGTAGAGGTGCGCAGCAATAGCAACAACAATAATGATTTCATCAGCAACAGCAGTAGTAACAACGATAACAGTAGTAACAACGATAACAGTAGTAACAACGATAACAGTAGTAACAACGATAACAGTAGTAACAACGATAACAGTAGTAACAACGATAACAGTATTAACAACGATAACAATAGTAAGAGTAGTAATTCTTTAAATGGCGAAATGGTagacaatttttttctaaactTGAACGTGATAGGAAGCAATGAAAGAGAGAAAAATTATGGTACTGTATCTActaataaaaagatattacACTTAAAAGATTTACCAAATCTTGTttttaaggaaaaagaaTGCAATGTATTTAAAGAagacataaataaaaaaaaaatttggagTAATCTTATTTTCGTTAACTCATttactaatataaatatactgtCACATATGGATAAGTTCAGAGGGACCTATGctgaattaaaatattattcctttcatcaaaattataaagaaaagaaagttAATGATTTTATATCAATTACATtagatttaaataataaagattatttaaaaaataataatgtattcattttaatagctaatgatgaaataaaatttttaaaaaaaattattttttgttcccCTATTGTCGTCAACAAAGAATCAgctatttcatatataaatgataatactATCATTAcagaatatgaaaaaataaaaaatatatacatgtctAATGATGCAAATAATCAAGTATTTTTACTAAAAGTTTTATATCATCAAGATGAAATACATTTGATTCTAATTGATCATATTAGAGGCATTAGTCACCCTATGAAATTGAGTATACCCTTTTTCTTCCTGACAAccaattcttatttttctcagttcactcatttttttatgaaagaCAATTTAATAGGCTGGATCATGAAAAGTAAAATGCTGTACGTCCGAACTATACGCAAAGTTTTCTCCTACATTCGGGa AAGCACCATGTACTCCAAAAAAATCTATGACGTGGTTTCTATAGAAAACAAGATCATATCAAACATCTATTTGTTGTATTTGAGTTAttcaatatttaaatatgtattatttggTAGATATAATCCTATGAAAGATTATTCATTACACAAAAGCATAACATTCGAGGCTGTACTACTAAACATAATGAGTACATTTACAAATGAAGaattaacaaattttaaaatgtactttgaaaaaattacaaataagcAAGTAGGGAATAtcagtaatataaaaaaaatcaaaagaaTGGATGTATTcgaaatatttgttattccATCTGATAATTATGTGAGGTTTCAAAATGTACTGTCAAAACTTTTCAAAGCAATATTTGATTGTGGGGGTAAACATATTTCCAAGTTGATAAAAATAGTCGTGCTGAGGTCACATTACGATATGTTATACAATTTCAACTGTTACAATTATCAGCTGTACAGTTTTTTGGTCAATCTTTTAGATTTAcatgaatattattatgagTACACGGACCTGGACAATCTGTTTAAGGAAAGTCAACGAATATTAACACAGTTG ATCAAGTTGACACTCGAGGAGATGAATAATTTGATCCCTTTCAATGAAGATAAGAAGCTGATCAAGTACCTCATTATTATCCTCTACTTTGGAAATGat ATGTTCTGCttagaaaaggaaaattcaATATACATACAACTGATCTACGAACTGAGgcatttgaatatttttcatgCAATAATAGTTGCTTATCTCTCGGAAGAAAAAGCTGGTACACTGTGTTCCAGAAAGAATATGATAGGAGAAGAAACATTACAAAATGATTCATTAAGCCCTTATGAAACATTTGAagataaaaatgtttatttaaaatttgcaTGTACAAGTAAATGCAATATGAATGAGTTGGAgaataactttttaaaaaaatttaataataaatattttggtGATTTTCATGTTACAATAAGATCTTATGAGCATTATACCTTAGGAATATTTCTAGTTTCCTTTATGACATCTGTAGTATTCATTGTAGGTGAGCTCcataaagaaatgaaaaaaatctATGTATacagaatttttaaaaatatattcataaaaaattatacgcACAATATTACCAAGTATTACACTTTCTGGAACACCAGGCTTTACGCTTTTGCCCAATATGAACCTGAGTGTGTGCTCTtgtttaataaatacaacTTATATGAAAAGTACAACCTTACTAGACATATTAGCGATTCGCTCAGGGAAAACAACTTGGAAAAGTTTGGAAGGTTGAATAACATGAAAGGGGGAAAAACGGAAAAAATGGCAAAAACAGGAAAACACCTAGACAAAGCGGAAAAACATTGTGACAATTCTGGTGATAAATGTGAAGAGGGAAGTCTGAACAACAACGAGGAATTAATGAAGTACTTTTCCGCTGAAAACCATAGCTGCTTATGTGACAAAAACATGATCAACAAGCCAAAAGGAGAATTTGTAGTAAGCGAATATTTAGAACTGAGGTCgaattttatgaataaaataaaaagaagtaatACAGAGTTATAtgaaaagatgaaaaattataatttttttaacgaCCCTTTAGAGATATCTTATAAAACAAGAAATTtcgaaaaggaaaaattaatagaCATAtgtaaagatataaaatttgagaaaaatggtttatgtttatttgatAAGTCGAGGATAATATTAACTTATTTGTACTTACTATCTACATGGCCtgattacatattttatgttgTTAGTCCacttgtttttataaaacccCAAAAATATTGTGATCAATATGATATACCATtagtattaaataatatgctaaaaaatagatatttctataaaaaaagctcaaaaatatgtattaattatGCATTTGCTCACTTTATATCATCTGGAAATAAAACAAGTAATTTGGTGGTCACAGCAAAAATTAGTAGTACCATGGAAAACATAAGTAAAAGTAATCTGCTACTCATCTTACCACTAATCAAAAGAGTTGATATATTagattattcaaaaaataatgaatatgatataaaggaagaaatagtaaatgaatatttcattttaggAAATTCTTATACCCCAATTAATATCATATCTTACAGTTTTAAAGATTATGAtcagataaaaaaaaatgcacataTTACAATAGCAGGGGCTTTCATAAAACAACAGGGCAAAAAATTTGTTACCTATCATAgaattagtaaaaaatataatgaacatGTTCAATGCTCAGAAGGTCATTTCTTTCAATTTAATGGTCAAACTTTATGTTTTTGTGATattttagcaaaaaaaaataggaataataaaaattgtcTATATCCGTTTTGTGAACAAAGTAAACAATTCTGCtatttaaatgaagaatGTGTTGATGGAAAATGCGTTTGCATTGAAGGCTACTCAAGAAACCCCATGAGTTTTttatgtgaaaaaaataatgaatgtaTTCTTCATGGACAACAGACTTGTAAAGGTCCAGGCAAATGTGTGCTAACCAATAATCGTTACATCTGTTTATGCCCAATTCCATACGTTcgaatattaaataattgtcTTCATCCCATCAAAGGAATTATAATAGGCTTACGAATCTTCAGTAATTTCGACAGTGACCATTCCAATGACGAGGACGATGCTtccaaaaaggaaaaattttatacaaatGTGTTCGGGTCTATATCTGAGTATATCAAGGCCACCATTGATAGT ACCGTGAAACACGACCTCAAGCCAAGGATGTACGCCATGCCGAttagaaaaatgaaagacGGAATTAAGGCaacgataataataaatgaaaggAATGACCCCACTGAACCGACACCCATTGAAGTATTTAGCATTTTTTTGAATCAATTTCGTGATTCAACATCTGTCTTAAACAATGGATTCTATTCCTATTTTGCTCGCTTTACTTATATAGAATACGTAAAATCTTTTTCTAAGAATGATGATCTTTCTCCCTTTTATGACAGCTTCATGAACTACTTACCTaactttttcattaaaattttcgaAGTAGATACCTTCAACAATATATCAGTTGTTGTTTGTAccaattttgttattttaattattgttGCTTGTATGGtactcttttattttttatatttgttcatcaaaattaattttattcaaaGAGAACGAGTGAAGGCATTTTAA
- the RECQ1 gene encoding ATP-dependent DNA helicase Q1, putative has translation MGEINLIKEGTFDNKEDEMSNRLLNEYKNKYANIDILKATTILKEYFSFNEFKTKQIECLNAIKNFEHVLNITPTGGGKSLIYQVIPLLIGGISIVISPLISLIQDQILSLKKRNIMAETINSSLKKKENENILTLLKSYNDCNIKVLFITPETATSEYFIMLIQELYMNQKISLISIDEVHCISTWGCEFRKSYRNLNRVLKTCPFVRIYSCTATATKSVENDIILNLNLNQDKNNSLRIVRTPFNRPNLKYVIVYSDLLKIEKKKSVLDIINEKKNMNKIGIVYCFKRSTCDEISKYLREKGLQALSYHAGLTNNARKRIQEKWVKGNAKILVATIAFGMGIDRKDVSYIIHFNLPKSIENYYQESGRSGRNGNISFCYLYYSKEDVEKLSYIIKCSYANLDMHDIDVEKKFEKEMYKLECVHNMCINEKCIRSQILSYFGETRHKNSDRNGGDGGGGNGYRISGNGSGNNFSNDIARNYLGNAHNELGNTQKDETYCCSYCFDIRGSKDKIQQVLKLYERKNLNAQFAQEEKSYNSKKINPNVNPKKHILSDDSYSDKEQELNEYKLTNKKIKGFVPFQSASSIISKEVRDKGIIEVMKELERREELMENKLEQESKDKSKMYNTPLHCVNFRRKPTFSSFKVPRKI, from the coding sequence ATGGGGGAAATAAACCTGATAAAAGAAGGCACATTTGATAATAAGGAGGATGAGATGTCAAATAGGTTATTAAATGAGTACAAAAACAAATACGCTAATATAGACATCCTTAAAGCAACAACCATTTTGAAAGAATATTTCTCCTTTAATGAgtttaaaacaaaacaaatagaATGTTTAAATGCAATTAAGAATTTTGAGcatgttttaaatataacacCTACAGGGGGAGGGAAatcattaatatatcaaGTTATTCCTTTACTTATTGGAGGTATCAGTATAGTGATTAGTCcattaatttcattaattcAAGATCAAATactatctttaaaaaaacgaaatattaTGGCTGAAACTATTAACAGttcattgaaaaaaaaagaaaacgaaaatatattaactttgttaaaaagttataatgATTGTAATATAAAAGTGTTATTCATTACCCCCGAAACAGCAACAagtgaatattttattatgttaatacAAGAGCTTTATATGAATCAAAAAATTTCACTTATTTCAATAGATGAAGTTCATTGTATTAGTACATGGGGATGTGAGTTTAGAAAAAGCTATAGGAATTTAAACAGAGTTTTGAAAACTTGCCCTTTTGTTAGGATATATAGTTGTACAGCTACGGCTACTAAGTCTGTtgaaaatgatattatacttaatttaaatttgaaTCAAGATAAGAATAATAGTCTTCGAATTGTTAGAACCCCATTTAATAGACCTAATTTAAAATACGTCATAGTATATAgtgatttattaaaaatagaaaaaaagaaaagtgtgttagatattattaatgaaaaaaaaaatatgaacaaaattgGTATTGTATACTGTTTTAAAAGAAGTACATGTGATGAAATATCCAAATATTTAAGAGAAAAAGGTTTACAAGCTTTGAGTTACCATGCTGGATTGACAAACAATGCTAGGAAAAGAATACAGGAAAAATGGGTTAAAGGTAATGCAAAAATTTTAGTTGCAACCATAGCATTTGGTATGGGTATAGATAGAAAAGAtgtatcatatattatacattttaaccTACCCAAGTctatagaaaattattacCAAGAGTCAGGTAGGTCAGGTAGAAATggaaatatttctttttgttatttgtattattccAAAGAAGATGTAGAGAAGTTATCATATATCATAAAATGTAGCTACGCCAATTTGGATATGCATGATATCgatgtagaaaaaaaattcgaaAAAGAAATGTACAAATTGGAATGCGTTCATAATATGTGCATTAACGAAAAATGCATCAGGTCCCAAATTCTTAGCTACTTTGGGGAGACACGCCATAAAAATAGCGACAGAAACGGGGGTGATGGCGGTGGTGGTAACGGCTATAGGATCAGCGGCAATGGTAGTGGAAATAACTTCAGTAATGATATAGCTCGCAACTATTTAGGGAACGCACACAACGAACTGGGAAATACGCAGAAGGATGAAACCTACTGCTGTTCATACTGCTTCGACATAAGAGGATCAAAAGACAAAATTCAACAAGTGTTAAAGTTGTATGAGCGAAAAAATTTGAATGCGCAATTTGCACAGGAGGAGAAAAGTTATAatagcaaaaaaattaatccaAATGTGAACCCAAAGAAACATATACTAAGTGATGATTCATATTCAGACAAGGAACAggaattaaatgaatataaattaaccaacaaaaaaattaaaggttTTGTTCCCTTTCAAAGTGCATCATCCATAATCTCGAAGGAAGTAAGAGATAAGGGAATTATTGAAGTAATGAAAGAACTGGAAAGAAGAGAGGAACTAATGGAAAATAAACTTGAACAGGAATCAAAagataaaagtaaaatgtaTAACACACCGTTACATTGCGTTAATTTTAGAAGGAAGCCCACATTTTCATCTTTCAAAGTTCCCAGGAAAATATAA
- the PmUG01_07029700 gene encoding 50S ribosomal protein L3, apicoplast, putative — protein MLLYLTYSIFFFPILFQCIYNYKFIRPFNSLEKNFFDKNGSTIDLGNGALKKKKKIKGKRTFQFNMVKKFTYARDPFDPQEYLKDIPYKDELDRIQIRGKKIEMRSIFSPNGHLMPATLIEIIPNIIYRFLDFGKVGIAYGKPLDESRWILKPEIGQIAKVGCNFKNTCSLTLTPPQNFVLGQIIDVSYLYNYKYVNVRGLSKGKGFCGVVKRWGFSRGPMSHGSKHHRKTGSIGASTHIGRVLKGKKMPGKHGNKFRTMINLKLLGLNLERNEILVSGCIPGNRNSYVTVTASKDNKVNKYKYILDLLYEQEKNVK, from the exons atgcttTTATACTTAACTtactccattttttttttcccgaTATTATttcaatgtatatataactacAAATTTATAAGACCTTTTAACTCCTtggaaaaaa ACTTTTTCGATAAAAATGGAAGCACTATAGACCTTGGCAATGGGgcacttaaaaaaaaaaaaaag ATCAAGGGCAAAAGAACTTTTCAGTTTAACATGGTAAAGAAGTTTACTTACGCAAGGGATCCTTTTGACCCCCAAGAGTATTTGAAGGACATTCCATATAAGGATGAATTGGACAGA ATACAAATTAGAGGAAAAAAGATTGAGATGCGGTCTATATTCTCACCTAACGGTCACTTAATGCCTGCCACCTTAATTGAAATCATAccaaatataatatatagattTTTAGATTTTGGAAAAGTTGGCATTGCATATGGTAAGCCATTAGATGAAAGTAGATGGATATTAAAACCAGAAATAGGCCAGATTGCTAAAGTAGGctgtaattttaaaaatacttgTAGCTTAACCTTAACACCTCCTCAGAATTTTGTACTAGGTCAAATTATCGATgtttcttatttatataattataaatatgtaaatgtcAGAGGGTTATCAAAAGGAAAAGGTTTTTGTGGAGTCGTCAAAAGATGGGGCTTTAGTAG AGGTCCAATGTCACATGGAAGTAAGCACCATCGTAAGACTGGGTCAATCGGGGCGTCCACACATATTGGTAGAGTCCTGAAGGGAAAGAAGATGCCAGGAAAACACGGAAACAAATTTAGAACtatgataaatttaaaattattaggtTTGAATCTAGAAAGGAATGAGATATTGGTAAGTGGGTGCATTCCAGGAAATAGAAATTCATATGTAACAGTAACAGCATCGAAAGATAACAAAgttaacaaatataaatacatacttGATTTGTTATatgaacaagaaaaaaatgtaaaatag